AATTGATAATCTTGCATTTCATCTTGACTATCTTGATCTTTTTAACAATTTCATTCTCCAGGCTCTGATGGAAGAGGTTGTCCGTCAGAACATTACAGATAAGCAGTGGATTGCCTCAGAGGCCTGGGTCACtgactctactctctcctcccctgaaaACCTGCCCTCTCTTGCCGGGACCATTGGATTTGCCCTGAAGAAAGCTGACATTCCCGGCTTGGGGACTTTCCTAACACGTCTCCATCCAGATGGGAACTATCAGAAGTCTGACCCCTTCCTGaagtcaatgtgggaagagatgtTTGGGTGTTCTCTGGGGGTTGAACTCAGCATGACCCAGTCGTCCAGGCGACAGTGTACTGGGTCAGAGGTCATAGGTGAGGGAGAGTTTACACCTAAATCTCAGTCTTTTTGTCCAAATTCCCAATGTTATCTCAGTAAAATAAAGTGTCAATCCTAGGTGAGGGGGAGAGCCAGTATGCTGACGTGTCTCAGCTGAGAGCCAGCTACAATGTGTACAAGGCTGTGTACGCCATCGCCTACGCCATACAGGATATGATGGCCTGTCGACCAGGGGATGGAGTCTTTAACGGTGGACAGTGCCCTGATATCAGGAAGCTTCAGCCCAGCCAGGTGAGAATAACATGTTGATCTGTTTTCAAGTTAAGAACACTAATGTTTCCTGTCAAGATACAGTGAAAACACTTTGTAAGGTTTGAGTTCTAAAGAACAAAAGCCTGGTTCTAACTCTTAATCCTGTTCCAATGCCCTTTTCTATTTGAGATTGTTCATTACCTGAGGGGAGTGAACTTCAGTACTCCTGTGGGGGAATCTTTCCACTTCGACATGAATGGTGATCCGCCTGCCTCTTATGACATCATCAACTGGCATGTGACCCCCGAGGGGACGGCAGAGTTTGTCCAGGCCGGACATTTTCTGTCCTCTGAGGGATCGGGCGGCCAGATTGACATCGACATGGATAAAGTGGTGTGGGGTGGGGGCAGCGGAGATGAGGTTAGAACTGTttagtttggtgtgtgtgtgtgtgtgtgtgtgtgtgtgtgtgtgtgtgtgtgtgtgtgtgtgtgtgtgtgtgtgtgtgtgtgtgtgtgtgtgtgtgtgtgtgtgtgtgtgtgtgtgtgtgtgtgtgtgtgtgtgtaatgatgatgtcAAAAGAAATGATTATGTTGATGACGACAATTGCAATGATGAAAatgatcatgatgatgatgatacatttgtcctctcccccctctggtAGGTCCCTGTGTCTGTATGCAGTGCTGACTGTCCCCCTGGTACCAGGCATGCGGTACAGAAGGGGAAGCCTGTGTGCTGCTTTGACTGTCTGTCCTGTGCTGAGGGAGAGATCAgcaacacaacaggtagtctatcAACTGTTCTGATTCCAATTCATATTTTTCCTCAATCCTGATTGGTCCTGATTTGGACTCCTCATTCTTCTTCCTTCTCTATCAGGGTCAATTGAGTGTATTAGGTGTCCAGAGCGGTTCTGGTCCAACCCTGATCGTACAGCCTGCATCCCCCAGCTGGTGGACTTCCTCTCCTACAGCGACACCATGGGCGTCATCCTGTCTGTCATCTCAGTTTCTGGGGCAACACTCACAGCCGGTGCCCTGGCCACCTTCCTCTACCATCGTCACACGGCCCTGGTGAGTTGAATCATATGATcatttatagaggtactggacaGAGATGAGATTGTGTAAGGTTGGGATTTTGGACATGTCATTGTCTAAattatctttctctgtctcattCCAGGTGAAAGCCAACAACTCTGAGCTTAGCTTCCTGCTCCTGCTGTCACTCAAGCTCTGCTTCCTGTGTGCTCTGGTTTTCATTGGTCAGCCGAACCCGTGGACGTGCATGCTGAGACACACCCTGTTTGGTATAAGCTTTGTGTTCTGCATCTCCTGTCTGCTCAGCAGGactgtggtggtgctggtggCCTTCAGGGCCACTCTGCCTGGAGAGAACCTGATGAGATACTTCAGCCCCACCCAGCAGAGGATGGGTATCTCACTCTGCACACTCATCCAGGTGAACATCTAGTTTTTACTGTATTCTATGGGAATTGAaatgcccagtgcagtcaaaatcttgatattcctgtgttttatatatatttccacactatgagtttggaataatactgtgaaattgtgtgatgatgataatgccctttttgtATAGgaaatggtggaaaaagtactcactcgtcatacttgagtaaaagtgaagatTCTTTAATAGAAAACAACTCAAGTAAAAGCAAAAGtcgcccagtaaaatactacctgagtgaaagtctaaaagtatttggttttaaatatacttaattaaCAAAAGTAACTGGAATTGATCAAATGTACTTAAGTTTCAAAAGTTAAAGTAAAAGTGTCCTTATATTAAGTAAACCAATGGCacaatttttaaaacattttttattgacGGTTTGCCagcggcacactccaacactcagacataatttacaaacgaagcatttgtgtttagtgagtccagtagatcagaggcagtagggatgaccagggatgttctctgtttaatgagtccaccagatcagaggcagtagggatgaccagtgatgttctctgtttagtgagtcctctagatcagaggcagtagggatgaccagggatgttctctgtttagtgagtcctccagatcagaggcagtagggaggaccagggatgttctttgtttagtgaatccactagatcagaggcagtagggatgaccagggatgttctctgtttagtgagtccactagatcagaggcagtacggatgaccagggatgttctctgtttagtgagtccactagatcagaggcagtagggatgaccagggatgttctctgtttagtgagtccactagatcagaggcagtacggatgaccagggatgttctctgtttagtgagtccactagatcagaggcagtagggattgaccagggatgttctcttgatgttTGTGtcaatttgaccattttcctgtcaaaatgtaatgagtaattttgggtgtcagggaaaatgtatggagtaaaaagtacattattttctttagcaaTATAGTGAattaaatataaatagtaaagtacactCCAAAAAACGACttgagtagtactttaaagtattttaacttaagtactttacaccactgagtgtaAGTGATGTTTGAAAAGAAGTCTGAAATTCCAGTCTGTTTTGgcaggatggagttttggcctgactggtgacatcaccagatgGTACATTAGTTCATCCTTGAAAGGGAacgggaaagggggatacctagtcagttgtacaacggaATGCCTTcagctgaaatgtgtcttccgcatttaacccaaccccctctgaatcagagaggtgcggggggctgccttactcgacatccacgtcttcggtgccAGAGGAACTGACTGTGTTTTAACTACTTCGCAGATATGAAACACACAGACAATCATATCAGTCACAAATgtcaaattcccagtttatgcttcaAAACCATCTTAGGTTctttttgacaaaaaaaatccattacATAATGTAAGGCATAGTGGGCAGAATAGACGGATGCAGTTCAGTGCATGATTAATTTAATTcaacaatacatttcttggtGGTTTAACAAATATTGCTATCAGgctgtaaatcacagctggcctggtacattgtttactgcctccattcgggatgcacagtttcagtttcaatgactcaatattttttacaaaacatattttttacaaaactgtaactaaggctgggaatgtcaatacaatcaaactagcaagggcaatgaccacaagtcagtcataacgtggctaatagaCTAGCGTACGTGTCAAACACAAGGCCCGTGGACCGAATAGGACACACAAGTGAGTCATCTACTTTATGAAACTAGATTCGCTCACATCAGCGAACTCAACTTCAATTGCAATGCTTTCGTTTGTCAGGTTTACAGCGCGCAGCGGAGGGAAAGTGTACAGACCCATTCTACAGTCCTAGCCAGGCTACTAGAATGTTGCACTCCGGCTTCTGTttttaacctgtttgggataggaggcagcattttcacgttcggatgaaaagcgtgcccagagtaaactgcctgctactcaggcccagaagttaAAATATGCAttgtattagtagatttggatggaaaacactctgaagtttctaaaactttgaatgatatctgtgagtataacagaactcatatggcaggtgaaaacctgagaaaaatccaaccaggaagtgggaaatctgaggtttgtagtttttcaactcattgcctatcgaatatacagtgtctatgggggcatattgcacttcctaaggcttccactagatgtcaaccatctttagaacgttgttccaggcttctactatgaagggggagagaatgagagctgtttcaaccagaggtctggcagaaggCCGTGAGCTGATCGTGCGCCTGTGAGAACGACCtgcattccattgcatttctgaagataaaggaattctcaggttggaacattattgaagatttgtgttaaaaacatcctgaagattgattctctacgtcgtttgacatgtttctgtgaactgtaatataactttttgaacttttcttcTGAACCTTcacctggacttgcccgcgcctcgtgagtttggatttgtgaactaaatgAGTCCTGTGAACTAAACGAGTCCCCCACGCTCAGACGAGTCCTTTGATGCTACAGACATTTTCTTCATTATCAGGGTGTCTCACGATCTGGCAATCAccactgtagctcggccaccttccactgcagatgtGGACGGCCACCATTGGGCGGATGCTGTGGATTGTGATGCAGCCTGTGAAATAAAACATCTAGCTTAAACAGATGGATTTTAATGGGGATTCCTTTAGATTTCCACTCGGGGCGAGGACGTCAACTTTGCAAGACCATAAAGATAGAGAGTTCCAAATCTCTATGCCAACAACAGCTCATTTTCAGTTTtcctctccccactcagaccactcccagacagtcctagctacaTTCTTGTATGataaattgctctttgctaagaagccatttttttgaatattttttttaccttttaattgaaaacaatcacacctaattgttacccagaaagtattttatattttttatttttaaacggCTTCATTGGATCTTTAATTATTTCCTTCAgttgctaggtttccatccaatggaCAGATCTTCATGTTAGTTATTTAcagtagcagacgctcttatccagagcttacagatatctaggtgagacaaccacatatcaccttaataaactaggtttccatccatatctaggtgagacaaccacatatcaccttaataaactaggtttccatccatatctaggtgagacaaccacatatcaccttAATGaaactaggtttccatccaattggcgacagatctTCATGCGAATAGTCAAAGATCTGCAAAAAGAAAATATGCCCCATTTCCCACCAGTGGCGTTTCCACCAAACAGACTTGTCGAGGATAAAAATTAGTGGGAGATGACGTAATGCACAGAACATGTACTTTTTTGTTTAAatttcatgtaccgaataaaagtTGAATGTTCAAAGTATTTCCATGCATTTTCAACTCCTACTGAGAGTTTTTTCCCAAACTGTTGAGTTAAATAgcaatgtgcccactctggtcttggtacGTGAGCCCTAGCCAACAGCTCCCAGATACAGTGCTGGTAGGATGTGTGGGTAGGGTGGTCTACATGGCGAGATTATTATGGAAaatcatatttttatttgttaaacggcagtcaagcatcgatcatcatgtcaccagaataagaccttcAACATTTATTGGAAAGGAACGTCAAGCTCATACCGTGCACTTTCAGCACCCTGTGAacttcatcataacttatttcatctatagcctaataaactgcatggagGAACAAACTCACTGATTGACTCCAAATTTACTTTGATAATGACGGTTAATAGATCCGTTTTAGCGCATcaaggtgtttcctccaacattcATTTCTCAACACAAAAATATCCAACCATGTCGAATTAACAAATTATCTGTCGGGATTTATAACATTGTactgaaacttcctgtttccatcacagctgtcgtaTTTTTTTATACGCGGTATAATTTTACtcacataaaaactgtggatgacAACGTGGTTACTGAACATATCATTTGTTGTTGTGATAACTGTGCTTGCGTTTTCCTTCCACCTCCATTTCCTTACACAGGTGCTGATCTGTGTATTGTGGCTGGCCTTAGCTCCACCCCAACCGgctgagaggggaggaagagagggtcgTGGGCCGAGGGTCGTCCTGGAGTGTGAGGTGGGCTCTGTGGTCGGATTCTCTCTGGTGCTGGGCTACATCGGCCTGCtggcctccctctgtctcctcttagCCTTCctggccaggaaactcccagaCAACTTCAACGAGGCCAAGTTCATCACGTTCAGCATGCTGATCTTCTGTGCCGTGTGGATCTCCTTCATCCCTGCCTACGTCAGCTCTCCTGGGAAGTACACAGTAGCTGTAGAGATCTTTGCCATCCTGGCCTCCAGCTTTgggctgctgttctgtctgttTGCTCCAAAGTGTTACATCATCCTTCTGAGACCAGAGAGAAACACCAAGAAACACATGATGTCCAAATAGAAACCATCAAAAAACACATGATGTCCAATTagaaaccaccaagaaacacatgatgtccaattagaaaccaccaagaaacacatgatgtccaattagaaaccaccaagaaacacatgttgtccaattagaaaccaccaagaaacacatgaTGTCCAATTAGAAACCACCAAGAAACAGATCTCTATTGACCACAGGAGTGTGCTGTTGTCCCTCCTCAGAGTCAGTTATCTACCACAGGAGTGTGATGTTGTCCCTCAGTAGAGTCCGTTATCTACCACAGGAGACTGCTGTTGTCCCACCTCAGAGTCCGTTTTCTACCACAGGAGACTGCTGTTGTCCCTCCTCAGAGTCAGTTATCTACCACAGGAGTGTGCTGTTGTCCCTCCTCAGAGTCAGTTATTTTAATGAAAGATCCATCATTTTTACATTGATCCTCTCTCAGCTTGTCCTCTTATACATCTCTCAGATCTTTGTAGTGTTTGACAGCTTTCCTAATTAAATGTGCTCTTTCACTGCAGGTCCACAAACTTtcattctcctcctctttcactgttCTGTCAGAAATCATCTTCTGGCTGTCTCCTAGATCCTGGCTGTACAGCCTGTAGCCCTCCAGGATAACACAGGCCAGAGTGATGGGAGGGGCCAGGGTGATGTGAGGGACAAGAGTGATGAGAGAGGCCAGAGCGATGAGAGGGACCAGAGTGATGAGAGGGGCCAGAGTGATGAGAGGGGCCAGAGTGATGAGATGGGCCAGAGTGATGAGAGGGgccagagggatgagaggggccAGAGTGATGAGATAGGCCAGAGTGATGAGAGGGACCAGAGTGATGAGAGGGGCCAGAGTGATGAGAGGGGCCAGAGTGATGAGAGGGGCCAGAGTGATGAGAGGGACCAGAGTGATGAGAGGGACCAGAGCGATGAGAGGGACCAGAGCGATGAGAGGGGCCAGAGCGATGAGAGGGGCCAGAGCGATGAGAGGGGCCAGAGCGATGAGAGGGGCCAGAGTGATGAGAGGGACCAGAGCGATGAGAGGGACCAGAGCGATGAGAGGGGCCAGAGCGATGAGAGGGGCCAGCGTGTGAGACGGGCCAGAGTGATGAGAGGGACCAGATTAATGAGAGGGACCAGAGTGATGAGAAGAACCAAAGTGATGAGAGGGGCCAGAGTGATGAGAGGGACCAGAGTGATGAGAGGGGCCAGTGTGATGAGAGGGACCAGAGTGATGAGAGGGACCAAAGTGATGAGAGGAACCAGAGTGATGAGAGGGGCCAGTGTGATGAGAGGGACCAGAGTGAGGAGATGGGCCAGAGTGATGAGCGGgaccagagagatgagaggggccAGAGTGATGAGAGGGACCAAAGTGATGAGATGGGCCAGAGTGATGAGAGGGACCAGAGCAATGAGCGGGGCCAGAGTATCAGTGCTCTCTGCTGTGGCTATCATTCGATCATTATACTTTCCTCTTCTGGAGCTCCCTCCAGCTATGGAAGGATATGCGGCCTCGCAGAGGAGTGGTCCTGTTATGGAAGGATATGGGGCCTCGCAGAGGAGTGGTCCTGTTATGGAAGGATATGGGGCCTCGCAGAGGAGTGGTCCTGTTATGGAAGGATATGGGGCCTTGCAGAGAGAGGGCGGAGGGCCTCCAGTTATGGAAGGAACTGGGGCCccgcagagggggggggggctacagtTACGGAAGGATATGGGGCCctgcagaaagagaggggggccTCCAGTTATGGAAGGATATGGGGCCCCGCAGGAAGGGGGAGTGACTTCTTTTATTGAAGGAAATGGTCCCTGCCATGCCACATAATGTCCCACAGCCAAAAAGTGTTCCCCCCTCCATCACCAATAGGATTCGATAAACTGTTAACGTCCGTTGCTATATCAAAGGTGTGATTAACATTTTGGAGGTAATTTTTACAGCCTAATTGCATTCTTTTCACCCCCACTATGCAAACAAAGCTGATATCCGTGACATTTTGGCTGTTCATTAAACACGTTTTGTTTtgctaataaaaaaaaaacattactttAAACTACTTTTGTGTGCCTTgtgaacatgacaacaacatgaaaTCCATGTCTTGCTTTGTTTCAGAAACAGCAAAGAAAACATGTCATCTGCTTGACACATTAAAGTTACTTACCGTACAGATCACAACGTCTGCTAATTTACACTCCATTCATATGGAAATTTATTTGATTCAGACACCGGCTTGTCTGGCTGTCATGTTTCTATTTTCATTTACACTGAAATAATATCATTTCAGTAGTCCtctattataaatatatatatatttttgcatggCTCATTAGTAAacccttgtggttgaatatgtaTCTGTTGTAGGTCACATGGGATACAACAATGAACAATG
This genomic interval from Oncorhynchus clarkii lewisi isolate Uvic-CL-2024 chromosome 27, UVic_Ocla_1.0, whole genome shotgun sequence contains the following:
- the LOC139385839 gene encoding extracellular calcium-sensing receptor-like, which codes for MCLCGWLWLLYCLHVPGCVWGLDGGGEGACRLIAKPVSGSVYRAGDVVIGGLFPIHVEAPSPEQEFRSIKENSTCTIFYQRAYRWLQTMIFAVEEINRDPALLPNLTLGFLASDTCLSEGTTLGAALAMVTGQEASVVGTECGTTPEVPIIIGDARSSASIVVAQTLGPFDLPMVSYFASCACLSDNWRYPSFFRTVPSDAFQARGMARLLRQLGWVWVGLVSGDDDYGKFGVQLLLHELQGSGVCVAYSEVIPKVGSQRRIRYIVDTIRGSTARVVVTFAITKDAHALMEEVVRQNITDKQWIASEAWVTDSTLSSPENLPSLAGTIGFALKKADIPGLGTFLTRLHPDGNYQKSDPFLKSMWEEMFGCSLGVELSMTQSSRRQCTGSEVIGEGESQYADVSQLRASYNVYKAVYAIAYAIQDMMACRPGDGVFNGGQCPDIRKLQPSQIVHYLRGVNFSTPVGESFHFDMNGDPPASYDIINWHVTPEGTAEFVQAGHFLSSEGSGGQIDIDMDKVVWGGGSGDEVPVSVCSADCPPGTRHAVQKGKPVCCFDCLSCAEGEISNTTGSIECIRCPERFWSNPDRTACIPQLVDFLSYSDTMGVILSVISVSGATLTAGALATFLYHRHTALVKANNSELSFLLLLSLKLCFLCALVFIGQPNPWTCMLRHTLFGISFVFCISCLLSRTVVVLVAFRATLPGENLMRYFSPTQQRMGISLCTLIQVLICVLWLALAPPQPAERGGREGRGPRVVLECEVGSVVGFSLVLGYIGLLASLCLLLAFLARKLPDNFNEAKFITFSMLIFCAVWISFIPAYVSSPGKYTVAVEIFAILASSFGLLFCLFAPKCYIILLRPERNTKKHMMSK